One Hypomesus transpacificus isolate Combined female chromosome 21, fHypTra1, whole genome shotgun sequence genomic region harbors:
- the LOC124483713 gene encoding trace amine-associated receptor 13c-like → MLILPGEEEIQDLLSCQLNTSCQTQVRSRNESALIYIALSFVSLLTVLLNMLVLISISHFRQLHTPTNVLIFSLALADLLVGAQMIPLEMITRSNPCWYLGRLMCYLVPYASYIFTFSSIWNLSLISVDRYIAVCEPFLYPSRVTMWRTISSSVLIWICSIIYCGWIMMDHLGNLHAYDSCTGLCVVIYLPYSGIVDLLVSFLCPCCVIVVLYIRIFTVAISQARSIKSKSLSIESDLMKTSKSERKAAKTLSIVIVVYLLCFAPYFCSPLSDNWFSQIVMIWIFQMNSCLNPLIYAFFYPWFKKSVKCIITLKILQPFSSELNLM, encoded by the coding sequence ATGCTGATCctgccaggagaggaggagatacaAGATCTTCTTTCCTGCCAGCTCAACACTTCCTGTCAGACGCAGGTTCGCTCCAGGAACGAATCTGCCCTCATCTACATTGCCCTCTCCTTTGTGTCTCTGCTGACGGTGCTGCTCAACATGCTGGTCctcatctccatctcccactTCAGGCAGCTCCACACCCCCACCAACGTCCTGATCTTCTCCCTGGCCCTGGCCGACCTCCTGGTGGGAGCACAGATGATCCCCCTGGAAATGATCACCAGATCCAACCCATGCTGGTACCTGGGCAGGCTGATGTGCTATCTGGTCCCCTATGCCAGCTATATCTTTACGTTCTCCTCTATATGGAACCTGTCTCTCATATCTGTTGACCGCTACATTGCTGTGTGTGAACCATTCCTGTATCCCTCCAGGGTCACGATGTGGAGAACTATTTCATCTAGTGTCCTAATCTGGATTTGTTCTATAATTTACTGCGGATGGATAATGATGGACCACTTAGGTAACCTACATGCATATGATAGCTGTACTGGACTGTGTGTGGTAATATATTTACCATATTCTGGTATTGTCGACCTCCTTGTCTCATTTCTCTGCCCTTGTTGTGTCATAGTGGTTCTCTATATAAGAATATTCACTGTTGCAATCTCCCAGGCCAGGAGCATCAAGTCAAAGTCATTAAGCATTGAGTCGGACTTGATGAAAACgagtaaatcagagagaaaagcAGCAAAAACTCTCAGTATAGTTATAGTGGTTTATCTGCTTTGCTTTGCTCCATACTTCTGTTCACCTTTGTCTGACAATTGGTTTTCACAGATTGTTATGATTTGGATTTTTCAGATGAACTCCTGTCTCAACCCTCTGATCTATGCTTTCTTTTACCCATGGTTTAAAAAGTCTGTGAAATGCATCATAACCCTGAAGATACTGCAGCCCTTCTCCTCTGAACTCAACCTGATGTAG